In Solanum pennellii chromosome 7, SPENNV200, the following are encoded in one genomic region:
- the LOC107026034 gene encoding cysteine proteinase 3, with product MSRLSLILILVAGLFATALAGPATFADENPIRQVVFPDELENGILQVVGQTRNALSFARFAIRHRKRYDSVEEIKLRFEIFLDNLKMIRSHNSKGLSYKLGINEFTDLTWDEFRKHKLGASQNCSATTKGNLKLTNVVLPETKDWRKDGIVSPVKAQGKCGSCWTFSTTGALEAAYAQAFGKGISLSEQQLVDCAGAFNNFGCNGGLPSQAFEYIKFNGGLDTEEAYPYTGKNGICKFSQANIGVKVISSVNITLGAEDELKYAVALVRPVSVAFEVVKGFKQYKSGVYASTECGDTPMDVNHAVLAVGYGVENGTPYWLIKNSWGADWGEDGYFKMEMGKNMCGVATCASYPIVA from the exons ATGTCACGTCTCTCGCTCATATTGATTCTCGTCGCCGGCCTTTTCGCTACTGCACTTGCCGGTCCGGCGACCTTCGCTGATGAGAATCCGATCAGGCAAGTCGTATTTCCCGATGAGCTGGAGAACGGGATTCTTCAAGTCGTCGGCCAGACTCGCAATGCTCTCTCCTTCGCTCGCTTTGCTATCAG GCATCGGAAAAGGTATGACTCCGTTGAAGAGATCAAGCTAAGGTTTGAGATATTTTTGGACAATCTGAAGATGATCCGATCGCATAACAGCAAAGGACTATCATACAAACTCGGTATCAATG AGTTTACCGACCTAACATGGGATGAGTTCCGTAAACACAAGTTGGGGGCATCTCAAAACTGTTCTGCCACCACAAAGGGCAATCTCAAGCTCACTAACGTCGTTCTGCCGGAGACG AAAGACTGGAGGAAAGATGGTATTGTTAGCCCAGTGAAGGCACAGGGCAAGTGCGGATCTTGCTGGACATTCAG CACTACTGGTGCACTAGAGGCAGCCTATGCCCAAGCATTTGGGAAGGGAATCTCTCTGTCAGAGCAGCAGCTTGTGGACTGTGCTGGAGCTTTTAATAACTTTGGTTGCAATGGAGGGTTGCCATCACAAGCATTTGAGTACATTAAATTCAATGGTGGTCTTGACACTGAAGAAGCATATCCATACACCGGCAAGAATGGCATATGTAAATTCTCACAAGCAAATATTGGTGTCAAAGTCATCAGTTCTGTCAATATTACCCTG GGTGCTGAAGATGAACTGAAATACGCAGTTGCATTGGTTAGGCCTGTTAGTGTTGCTTTTGAGGTGGTAAAAGGGTTCAAACAGTACAAGAGCGGAGTTTACGCCAGCACTGAATGTGGCGACACTCCCATG GACGTAAACCATGCTGTTCTTGCTGTGGGTTACGGTGTTGAAAATGGTACTCCCTACTGGCTCATAAAGAACTCATGGGGAGCAGATTGGGGTGAGGATGGATACTTCAAAATGGAGATGGGAAAGAACATGTGTGGTGTTGCAACTTGTGCATCCTACCCAATCGTTGCCTAA